AATTTGACCGAATCTAATTGATCCTTGTCGACCGACTGGGACGCCATCGGTCGCAACTTAGTCCGCGCCGCAACCTTGATCGCATCACATATCTTGTCCCGTGCCTCCAGCAGGGATTCTGGTGTCCTTGCCCGTGGTTTCTGGATAACATCAACGGCCCCAGCCTTCAACGCATCCGCCACGAATTCGCTGTCTTCCTCGGTAAGCACAGTACACATCACGACCGGGATCGGTCGCTGCTGCATGATCTTGCGCAGAAAGGTAAGGCCATCCATGCGTGGCATCAAAACATCGAGGACAATAACGTCTGGAATCTCTTTGGCAATGATCCGGGCCGCAGCATAAGGGTTAGATGCCGCCCCTAGAAGTTCGAGTTCGGAGTCCGCCGTAATGATCTTCCTCAAAGCCTCGCGCGCCGAGGCCGAATCATCAACCACGAGAACTTTGATTTTCTTTATAGTGAGAGGAGAAATAGCTACTCCTTAACATATACCGTGGATCCCACTGGGCGCAGTGGTAGATCAAAATTACTAATGGTTTCTGAATGCCCCATGAACAGATATCCGCCAACCACCAGATTACGACAAATGCGATTGAGGACCACCGTTCGTACTTTATTATCGAAGTAGATGATCACATTACGACAGAATACAATGTCAGGCGAAGGAGTGAGATGATAATCCGCGTCCATAAAATTAAGTTGTTTAAACTCAACCTGAGAACGGATCTCTGGGGCGATGCGAATCAATTGGGCGCGGCGTTCGACACTTTTCAGCAAGTAACGCCGGCGTAACTCGATGGGGATTGGTTCGGCCATTTCCTCTGGATAAATTGCAGAGGTAGCGGTCTTTAATACGGTATGACAGATATCCGTACCGAGAATACGAAAACCAAAACCGGTCCCGCTCCTCTTCTGTTCAGACAGGACCATGGCAAGGGTATAGGGTTCCGCACCGATGGAACAACCCGCACTCCACACCCGCAGTGGGCGCACAACCCCAATCCCACGCCTGATGAGCGCAGGCAACGCTGTGGTAGTTAGAAAATCGAAATGCTGGGGCTCGCGGAAGAATTCCGTTTTGTTGGTCGTAATGGCGTCAATCAGGTCGCTAAGTTCTTTGTCGAGCCCCCCCTCCTCGAACAAAAAACGGCAATACTGATTGAAGTCTTCCATGTTTCGTTTGCGCAGCCGGTGGCGTAACCGACCTTCCAGCATGGTCTGCTTGTTGGCGGGCATACGAATCCCGGCACGTTCCTCGATGAGGTCGGCTAGGCGTCGGAACTCACGGCGCGTAAGTCGTGGTACATTGAAAACAGATTCGACCATGACAAATAGGTGGCAGCTTGGGTTAACTGAATGCCAGTGATGCTGGGCGTGGGAACGATGCGCGGCATTGTATAGCAAAGCCATTATAAAGTGATTAAACCCATGACATATTCAATTGATTT
This genomic window from Gammaproteobacteria bacterium contains:
- a CDS encoding Chemotaxis protein methyltransferase, with amino-acid sequence MALLYNAAHRSHAQHHWHSVNPSCHLFVMVESVFNVPRLTRREFRRLADLIEERAGIRMPANKQTMLEGRLRHRLRKRNMEDFNQYCRFLFEEGGLDKELSDLIDAITTNKTEFFREPQHFDFLTTTALPALIRRGIGVVRPLRVWSAGCSIGAEPYTLAMVLSEQKRSGTGFGFRILGTDICHTVLKTATSAIYPEEMAEPIPIELRRRYLLKSVERRAQLIRIAPEIRSQVEFKQLNFMDADYHLTPSPDIVFCRNVIIYFDNKVRTVVLNRICRNLVVGGYLFMGHSETISNFDLPLRPVGSTVYVKE